From the Diospyros lotus cultivar Yz01 chromosome 13, ASM1463336v1, whole genome shotgun sequence genome, one window contains:
- the LOC127788039 gene encoding uncharacterized protein LOC127788039: MEVTKLRRREEEPHDIVSNQPLSREIIAIIPSEHLRIPAIKPYGGTTDPADHLSLFASHMMVQAAPDAMWYRVFPATLEGHARAWYSSLTHRSIANFGQLRNKFLAHFAPLRRHQRSTMTLVNLKQNQWESLTDFVARFNMEALSIENLNQSIAMVAFQNALRVGLFTQSLAKRPPQTFTEILSRATKYMNFEEVMRAKRIEYSEKKEKKSQNRERKPEDKPG; the protein is encoded by the coding sequence ATGGAGGTTACAAAGTTGAGACGGAGGGAAGAAGAGCCACATGACATTGTTTCCAACCAGCCATTAAGTCGGGAGATCATAGCGATTATTCCATCCGAGCACCTCCGAATCCCAGCCATCAAGCCATATGGAGGCACAACCGACCCTGCTGACCACTTGAGTCTCTTCGCCTCTCACATGATGGTCCAGGCAGCACCTGATGCTATGTGGTATAGAGTCTTCCCGGCCACTTTGGAAGGACATGCACGGGCCTGGTATTCAAGCCTGACACACCGGTCGATTGCTAACTTCGGACAGCTTCGGAATAAGTTCTTGGCGCATTTCGCTCCCCTCCGAAGGCACCAAAGGTCAACTATGACCCTTGTGAATCTCAAGCAGAACCAATGGGAGTCATTAACAGATTTTGTGGCTAGGTTTAATATGGAGGCACTGAGCATTGAGAATCTAAATCAGAGTATTGCCATGGTGGCCTTTCAAAATGCCCTGAGGGTTGGTCTTTTTACCCAGTCACTGGCTAAGAGGCCTCCCCAGACGTTCACGGAGATCCTGAGCCGAGCCACCAAGTACATGAATTTCGAGGAGGTAATGCGGGCCAAGAGAATTGAATACtcagaaaagaaagagaagaaaagtcaGAATAGGGAGCGGAAGCCAGAAGATAAACCAGGCTGA